From a region of the Pogona vitticeps strain Pit_001003342236 chromosome 7, PviZW2.1, whole genome shotgun sequence genome:
- the LOC110088229 gene encoding putative glutamate receptor produces the protein MDKALQVAFCACTIWLLLGELHWAGATEDEDSISKDSDSVRGGGKDWPTVYVTTILEDPYVMARGTELEGYCIDLLEKLSETLHFKYKVGVVKDGKYGALSPNGSWSGMIGEVVRKEADLAVAPLTITSVREDAVDFTQPFLHTGIGILLEKESALEEASLFHFLSPFSKETWGGILAAYLISSLCLFLAARMSPCEWDGNEDGRFSFLNCLWFGAGAFTLQGVVPQPKSLSVRIVSAIWWLFSIVLLTAYIAGFSFILESGSEQLSIQTFEDLVKQRELEFGTMEGSSTLLYFKNSKNPIQQMVYESMNKKKETVFAKSYQEAIQRVLDSDYAFIGESISQDLAVARHCNLVRSPEVLGARGFGIATPKGSPWTNKLSVAILKLGESGELDYLRSKWWESSCSHDDHDKWSPLKPHALGGIFLILALGLALGMVVAVIELSKRSRHRAEQEKKSCCSVFTEEMSQRLRVREDKKQETAGKTKP, from the exons ATGGATAAAGCTCTCCAGGTTGCCTTTTGTGCATGCACCATTTGGCTTTTGCTCGGAGAACTTCATTGGGCag GTGCTACCGAGGATGAGGATTCCATCAGCAAG GACAGCGACTCTGTCAGAGGTGGCGGGAAGGACTGGCCAACGGTGTACGTCACGACCATCTTG GAAGACCCCTACGTGATGGCCAGAGGGACCGAGCTGGAAGGCTACTGCATTGACCTTCTGGAGAAGCTTTCTGAGACGTTGCACTTCAAGTACAAGGTGGGCGTGGTGAAGGACGGGAAGTACGGAGCGCTGTCCCCCAACGGGAGCTGGTCCGGCATGATTGGAGAAGTCGTGAGAAAG GAAGCCGACCTTGCCGTTGCCCCGTTGACCATCACTTCGGTGAGAGAAGATGCCGTCGACTTCACCCAGCCCTTCCTTCACACCGGCATTGGCATCTTGCTTGAGAAGGAGTCTGCCCTGGAGGAGGCATCTCTATTCCACTTCCTGTCTCCCTTCAGCAAGGAGACGTGGGGTGGCATCCTGGCCGCCTACCTCATCTCCAGCCTTTGCTTGTTCCTTGCAGCTAG AATGAGCCCCTGTGAGTGGGATGGAAATGAGGACGGTCGCTTCTCCTTCCTGAACTGCCTGTGGTTTGGGGCGGGGGCTTTCACCCTGCAAG GTGTGGTGCCTCAACCGAAGTCACTCTCCGTCCGGATCGTTTCTGCCATCTGGTGGCTGTTCAGCATCGTCCTCCTGACTGCCTACATCGCTGGCTTCAGCTTTATTTTGGAATCAGGATCCGAACAGCTGTCCATTCAGACTTTTGAAGATCTGGTGAAGCAGAGGGAGCTGGAGTTCGGGACCATGGAAGGTTCCTCCACACTCCTATATTTCAAG AACTCCAAGAACCCCATCCAGCAGATGGTCTATGAGTCCATGAACAAGAAGAAAGAGACGGTTTTCGCAAAGAGCTACCAGGAGGCCATTCAGCGTGTCCTGGATTCCGATTACGCTTTCATTGGAGAGTCCATCTCTCAAGACCTTGCTGTAGCCAGGCATTGCAATTTGGTCCGCTCCCCAGAAGTCCTAGGAGCTAGGGGATTTGGCATCGCGACCCCCAAAG GATCCCCCTGGACTAACAAACTCTCTGTGGCGATCCTGAAACTTGGAGAATCCGGTGAATTGGATTACCTTCGGAGCAAGTGGTGGGAGAGCAGTTGCTCCCACGATGACCATGACAAGTGGAGCCCCTTAAAACCTCACGCTCTGGGGGGAATCTTCCTCATTCTTGCGTTGGGCCTCGCGCTGGGAATGGTGGTCGCTGTGATTGAATTGTCCAAAAGAAGCCGGCACAGAGCTGAACAGGAGAAG AAATCCTGCTGCTCGGTGTTCACCGAGGAGATGAGCCAACGACTGCGCGTGAGAGAAGACAAGAAGCAAGAGACCGCAGGGAAGACAAAGCCGTGA